In the genome of Epinephelus lanceolatus isolate andai-2023 chromosome 18, ASM4190304v1, whole genome shotgun sequence, one region contains:
- the tanc2a gene encoding protein TANC2 has product MDCTAAILKACARTRAKWCRHERSSIRHPWRPASGCSCGGHVMAAGVVSHASSLVRRLLFYTCCCASHEERSELCREWVDRPGGSQRGGRGRSEEEGEDEELGPPPSVDEAADALMTRLGFLLGEKIVSGEPGSPYHAQDDGQRISPSSSLASSSTSPCSTLQPPAGGEGGNNKHACSNHASVTSPTSTLESRDSGIIATLTSYSAESAAERDDGGGKCPGDGYHGSSLNLWQQGGRPVVASTSSSSMVVAGSVKDGFLYSTEDVMAASTYSLNKLHPDRGPGSARSSGSTHSIPLYLMPRPNSVAATSSAHLEDLAYLDEQQRHIPSRTSLRMPRQNSGSRSQQDHRVRFTPSLNLKPLHFEVSGLSSDWLFTGREWLFQEVDACLRSSDPATSRGVVIVGNMGFGKTAIIARLVALSCHGNRLWPTAESSQMMPKHAEAVSFSHDSLGRGGGGDEGGGSCPGTPEMRRRQEAALRRLSGQVVSYHFCQADNCHTCLVPEFVHNMAAMLSDAPQLSVYRELLHRSPQLQSTLSLRSCIQDPSSALQKGILEPLDALYRERKLHVEGAGLIVLIDGLNEAEFHRPDYGDTLTSFLTRNIQKFPSWLKVITTVRTGQQDVTRSLPFHCISLDRMEENSAIDQDLQGYLMQRIHSSAEIQSNVSLSNGRLDNAALAKLISHLKSLSRGSYLYLKLTLDLIEGGYLVLKSSSFKVVPVSLAEVYLLQLNMRFPTQSSFQRVLPLLNVTVASLHPLTDQQLFEVVNAGALSGGTLHWGEFVHRVEQLSPFLLRRSDGSRMLNHASFREWLMWREEGQDDRFLCDPRSGHTLLAFWLCRQDGKLNRQQTLELGHHILKAHIYKGLSKKLGVSSSVLQGLWLSYSTESLSPALSSLRNLYTPNIKVSRLLIMGGADVDVRSDVLNNAPLLCVHAHLGHRDAVALLLDLGAQVDAQSHDGLTALGFAAAAGHLDIVTMLSQHRAKVGHVDSSGRCVLVHAAQCGHLDVLSFLLKRADWSCTSCCGQREASRRQALQQALTAAASMGQSELLSYLLDLPEEDEEEEERPEINTADSLWGETALTAAAGSGCLSVCRLLLDQGAAVEQGNRRGVTPLVSAVRRGHWQVVELLLSHGVEVNTMDQQGRTALMTAASEGHVTSAQLLLDHGASLEQTDREGLTALSWACLKGQLPLVKELVERGAATTHADRSGRTPLDLAAFRGDPEVVQHLVDHGASVEHVDCSGMRPLDRAVGCRNTSAVIALLKKGAKIGPATWAMATSKPDILMVLLSKLIQEGDRLYRQGKVREGAHSYQSALQKFPGDELKTFRQLRVCVLLNLSRCHRKMNDFGLAEEFATKALELKAKSYEAFYARARAKRGRRQFHAALEDLIEASNLCPTNREIQRLLSRVKEECRQAAQQQDSPPPSSHRVHQQNVAVNEAWSRDSGCLQVQDREGLTEEEEEEEQREEGSHREGDAPPPHSSFHPPPVVQSLDTHGRPGVPSSSSLSPTHLYRHLPSPTHSPSSPCHSVPPPLSSSYPHFSPPPSPMQHQRPSPMSESMPALSGNGGHHHHHQSQRGQQLHHLSNQRSFQKQNTVQGQWLQPAKVQVVRTSQPSSSAHSSMISAYSQFGQLPQELAELGEGICPNPLDIRPSLQAQAGLSSAASYPLNDEDVDLVCQVRPAPAYGREGGGERAGVNIFGQSRHFTRNQSKAAYYPMEVTESTVEPPDSLPPLHDFQYQYQGGLRRPLSAHPTSAPAPPPRPLAHSQSISVRFSTSSGSLAGGQPGNHSQGFRTSASVQHMDSPSDLTSVGGVTGYHDDLFLISSPQSEICMVGGGTYPGEAGRSSRNTPFMGIIDRTARVQPQYQQQAPSSSASCLSPSRSWAVSSVDTVVTSPSKAPTTQGGYGQPQPSSIAYHNRSNNNAHNDNQRDYYPQGEGSVHFASQNPSYLDVKLARTLPVIHSCSDRPSDRQTGPTSPVKPKRPFVESNV; this is encoded by the exons ATGGACTGCACGGCGGCGATTTTGAAAGCGTGCGCCCGCACCAGAGCAAAGTGGTGTCGGCACGAGCGGTCCTCCATCCGTCACCCGTGGAGACCGGCGAGTGGCTGCAGCTGCGGCGGACATGTCATGGCAGCAGGGGTCGTCAGTCACGCCTCTTCCCTCGTGCGGCGGTTGTTGTTTTACACCTGCTGTTGTGCGTCGCATGAGGAGAGATCTGAGCTGTGTCGGGAATGGGTGGATCGTCCTGGTGGAtctcagagaggaggaagaggaaggagtgAGGAGGAAG GTGAGGATGAGGAGTTAGGACCCCCGCCCTCAGTGGACGAGGCAGCTGACGCTCTGATGACCAGGCTGGGCTTCCTGCTGGGGGAGAAGATTGTCAGTGGAGAGCCGGGGTCGCCGTACCACGCCCAGGATGATGGACAG AGGATCTCTCCGTCCTCCAGCCTGGCGAGCAGCAGCACCTCCCCCTGCTCCACTCTGCAGCCTCCTgctggaggagagggtggcaacaacaagcacgCCTGCTCCAACCACGCCTCCGTCACCTCCCCCACCTCCACGCTGGAGAGCAGAGACAGCGGCATCATAG CCACACTCACCAGCTACTCTGCCGAGTCCGCCGCAGAGCGGGACGACGGCGGCGGTAAGTGTCCCGGTGACGGTTACCATGGCAGCAGCCTGAATCTGTGGCAGCAGGGGGGCCGGCCGGTGGTGGCCTCCACGTCTTCTTCCTCTATGGTGGTAGCAGGAAGTGTGAAAGATGGCTTCCTGTACAGCACGGAGGACGTCATGGCCGCCTCCACTTACAGCCTCAACAAACTCCACCCAGACCGAGGCCCTGGCTCCGCCCGCTCGTCAGGCTCCACCCACTCCATTCCTCTCTACCTCATGCCCCGGCCAAACTCAGTGGctg CCACTAGCTCCGCCCACCTTGAAGACCTGGCCTATCTggatgagcagcagagacaCATCCCGTCGAGGACGTCCCTCAGGATGCCCAGACAGAATTCTGGGAGTCGTAGTCAGCAGGACCAcagag TTCGTTTCACTCCCTCTCTCAACCTGAAGCCGCTCCACTTTGAGGTTTCCGGTCTCTcgtctgattggctgttcactGGCAGGGAGTGGCTTTTCCAGGAAGTGGACGCCTGTCTTCGCAGCAGCGACCCAGCGACCAGTCGGGGCGTGGTGATCGTCGGCAACATGGGCTTCGGCAAAACGGCCATCATCGCCCGTCTGGTGGCTctcagttgtcatggaaaccGCTTGTGGCCCACCGCCGAAAGCAGCCAGATGATGCCCAAAC ATGCAGAGGCTGTTTCTTTCTCCCACGACTCcctgggaagaggaggaggaggagatgaaggaggaggaagcTGTCCAGGGACTccagagatgaggaggaggcagGAGGCAGCGCTGAGGAGGCTCTCAGGACAG GTCGTCTCGTATCACTTCTGTCAGGCTGATAACTGTCACACCTGTCTGGTTCCCGAGTTCGTCCACAACATGGCGGCGATGCTGAGTGATGCCCCTCAGCTGTCGGTCTATAGAGAGCTCCTGCACCGGTCGCCACAGCTGCAGAGCACGCTCAGTCTGCGCTCCTGCATCCAGGATCCAAGCTCCGCCCTCCAGAAAGGAATACTAGAACCACTGGACGCTCTCTACAGAG AGAGGAAGTTACAcgtggagggggcggggcttatCGTGCTGATCGATGGACTGAATGAGGCAGAGTTCCACCGGCCAGACTACGGTGACACACTAACTTCCTTCCTGACCCGAAATATCCAGAAATTTCCTTCCTGGTTGAAAGTCATCACCACTGTGAGGACCGGACAGCAG GACGTCACGCGCTCTCTGCCGTTTCACTGCATCTCTCTGGACAGGATGGAGGAGAACAGCGCCATAGACCAGGACCTGCAG GGTTACCTGATGCAGCGTATCCACAGCAGCGCAGAGATCCAGAGCAACGTGTCGCTGAGCAACGGTCGCCTCGACAACGCGGCGCTGGCCAAGCTGATCAGCCACCTTAAGAGCCTGAGCCGGGGCTCGTACCTGTACCTGAAACTGACCCTGGATCTGATCGAGGGAGGATACCTGGTCCTGAAGAGCTCCAGCTTCAAG gtggtcCCTGTGAGTCTAGCTGAAGTCTACCTGCTGCAGCTCAACATGCGGTTTCCCACCCAGTCATCTTTCCAGAGAGTTCTGCCACTTCTCAACGTGACTGTGGCGTCACTGCACCCACTGACCGACCAGCAG CTGTTTGAGGTGGTAAACGCCGGCGCTCTGAGCGGAGGGACACTGCACTGGGGAGAGTTTGTGCACCGGGTGGAGCAGCTCTCGCCTTTCCTGCTGCGACGGAGCGACGGCAGCAGGATGCTGAACCACGCCTCTTTCAGGGAGTGGCTGATGTGGAGAGAGGAGGGTCAGGACGACAGGTTCCTCTGCGACCCCAG GAGCGGTCACACTCTGCTGGCGTTCTGGCTCTGCAGACAGGACGGAAAGTTGAACCGACAGCAAACACTGGAGCTGGGACATCACATCCTGAAGGCTCACATCTACAAG GGTCTGAGTAAGAAGCTCGGGGTCTCCTCGTCAGTCCTGCAGGGGCTGTGGTTGTCCTACAGCACAGAGAGTCTGAGTCCTGCTCTGTCGTCGCTGAGGAACCTGTACACCCCCAACATCAAG GTGAGCAGGCTGCTGATTATGGGCGGGGCTGATGTGGATGTGCGGAGTGACGTCCTGAACAACGCCCCCCTGCTGTGCGTCCACGCTCACCTGGGACACAGAGACGCTGTGGCGCTGCTGCTCGACCTCGGAgctcag GTGGACGCTCAGTCACATGATGGTCTGACTGCGCTGGGATTCGCTGCTGCAGCCGGACATCTGGACATCGTCACCATGTTGAGTCAGCACAGAGCAAAG GTGGGACACGTGGACAGCTCAGGTCGCTGTGTGTTGGTGCACGCCGCTCAGTGCGGTCACCTCGACGTGCTGAGCTTCCTGCTGAAGCGTGCGGACTGGAGCTGCACTTCCTGCTGCGGCCAGAGGGAGGCGAGCAGGCGTCAGGCGCTGCAGCAGGCGCTGACCGCAGCCGCCAGCATGGGCCAATCAGAGCTGTTGTCGTACCTCCTGGATCTCCCAGAGGaagacgaggaagaggaggagagacctGAGATCAACACAGCTGACAGTCTGTGGGGGGAGACAG ctctgacagcagcagcaggaagtggctgcctgtctgtctgcagacTGTTGTTGGATCAGGGAGCGGCTGTAGAACAAGGCAACAGGCGCGGCGTCACTCCACTCGTCAGCGCTGTGAGACGAGGACACTGGCAg GTGGTGGAGCTCTTACTGAGTCACGGGGTGGAGGTCAACACGATGGACCAGCAGGGTCGAACTGCTCTGATGACGGCAGCCTCAGAGGGACATGTGACCAGCGCCCAGCTGCTGCTGGATCATG GAGCGTCTCTTGAGCAGACGGACAGGGAGGGGTTAACGGCGCTGAGCTGGGCGTGTCTCAAAGGCCAGCTCCCATTGGTCAAAGAGCTGGTGGAGAGAGGAGCAGCCACGACTCACGCTGACCGCAGCGGACGCACACCTCTGGATCTGGCTGCGTTCCGCGGTGACCCTGAAGTG GTGCAGCACCTGGTGGATCACGGTGCGTCGGTGGAGCACGTGGACTGCAGCGGGATGCGTCCTCTGGACCGGGCGGTCGGCTGCAGAAACACCTCAGCAGTCATCGCTCTGCTCAAAAAGGGAGCCAAGATTG gaccAGCGACGTGGGCCATGGCGACCTCTAAACCCGACATCCTAATGGTTCTGCTCAGTAAACTGATCCAAGAGGGAGACAGACTGTACAGG cAAGGTAAAGTGAGGGAAGGAGCTCACTCCTACCAGTCGGCTCTCCAGAAGTTTCCGGGCGACGAGCTGAAGACGTTCAGacagctgagagtgtgtgtgctgctcaACCTCTCCCGCTGCCACCGCAAGATGAAC GATTTTGGCCTCGCTGAGGAGTTTGCAACCAAGGCGCTGGAGCTGAAAGCAAAATCCTACGAAGCCTTTTACGCCCGAGCCCGCGCCAAACGTGGACGCAG ACAGTTCCATGCCGCCCTGGAGGACCTGATTGAGGCGAGCAACCTGTGCCCAACCAACCGGGAGATCCAGCGGCTGTTGTCCCGGGTCAAAGAGGAGTGTCGGCAGGCTGCACAACAACAAGACTCTCCCCCTCCTTCGTCGCATCGTGTTCATCAACAAAACGTGGCCGTTAATGAGGCCTGGAGCAGAGACTCAGGTTGTCTGCAGGTGCAGGACAGGGAGGGGCTTactgaggaagaagaggaagaggagcaaaGGGAGGAGGGGAGTCACAGGGAAGGAgatgctcctcctcctcactcctcctTCCACCCTCCACCTGTGGTTCAAAGTCTTGACACCCACGGCCGCCCTGGCGTGCCAtcatcctcctctctttcccccACTCACCTGTATCGTCACCTCCCCAGCCCCACCCACTCCCCGTCTTCTCCATGTCACTCTGTGCCTCCTCCTCTATCCTCCTCTTATCCCCATTTCagccctcctccctctccgATGCAGCATCAGCGACCCAGTCCAATGTCAGAAAGTATGCCTGCGTTGTCAGGGAATGGaggtcaccaccaccaccaccagagcCAGAGAGGGCAGCAGCTCCACCACCTGTCCAATCAGAGATCCTTCCAGAAGCAGAACACCGTTCAAGGCCAGTGGCTCCAACCAGCCAAAGTCCAGGTCGTCAGAACCAGTCAGCCCAGTTCCTCGGCCCACTCCAGCATGATTTCTGCTTACTCCCAGTTTGGCCAATTGCCACAAGAACTGGCTGAGCTGGGGGAGGGCATCTGCCCGAACCCCCTCGACATCAGGCCCAGCCTGCAGGCCCAGGCTGGTCTGAGCTCTGCAGCTTCATATCCACTGAATGATGAAGACGTTGACTTGGTTTGCCAGGTAAGACCTGCACCAGCCTacgggagagaaggaggaggggagagggcgGGTGTAAATATATTTGGCCAGTCCCGTCACTTCACTCGCAACCAATCCAAAGCAGCCTACTACCCCATGGAAGTTACCGAGTCGACAGTGGAACCTCCTGATAGCCTTCCACCGTTGCACGATTTCCAATACCAGTATCAGGGGGGACTACGACGCCCGCTCAGTGCCCACCCAACCTCCGCCCCGGCTCCTCCCCCCAGGCCTCTTGCCCACTCCCAGAGTATCAGTGTCCGTTTCTCCACCAGCAGCGGCAGCCTTGCAGGTGGGCAGCCCGGTAATCACAGCCAAGGCTTTAGGACCTCGGCCTCCGTCCAACACATGGATTCACCTTCAGATCTGACCTCGGTTGGAGGGGTCACTGGTTACCATGACGATCTCTTTCTGATCTCCTCTCCCCAATCAGAAATATGCATGGTCGGAGGCGGGACTTATCCTGGAGAGGCCGGCCGATCATCTAGGAACACTCCTTTTATGGGCATAATCGACAGGA